AATTGGTTGCTGGTTCTCCAAAAAAACTCTTGAAACAAGTTTCTGACAGTGTCGGTTATAAAAAGAGTTTGGCTTTTTTACCTAATTTTTGAAAATGAAGCGCAAGCGAGGCATGAGTTGTCAGGTCCCATAGTACGTAATTACAAAGGAGGTTCCATCGTCTACTTCGAGAAAGACAAGGCGGAGGATATCTTTGTACTACAAAAAGGTCGTGTTGTACTAACTTACACGAATATCAACGGTGTGGAACTGAAAGAGGATGTAAAACTCGGTGAGTTTTTCGGAGTTAAGAGTGCCATCGGTCGTTATCCTAGGGAAGAAACGGCACAAGTCATTGGAGCCGCTACAGTTCTTGTCTTCAAAGTCCCCGAATTCGAGAAATTTGTCTCAGACAAAACACATCTCATCATCAAAATGCTGAAAGTGTTCTCGAGCCAACTCCGCCAGGTCCACCGCCAGGTTAGGGAAATCCTCGGACAAGGGGAAGCCAAGAACCCGGCTTTTGAACTGATGAACGTTGCGGAAGTTTTTTATAAAAATGGGAACTTTGAACACGCAGCATATGCTTTCGAAAAATACTTACAACATTATCCGGACGGAATGTACGTAGATCGAGCCAGACAACTTGTCGATTTAGCTCGTAAAAAAACTCCTTTTCCTCTCACCATACAAGAGTTAGTTTACAAACCTGAACCAGGTGCCCAGGCAGGCAAACTTCAGGAAATGTTAAAAACGATGGCAGTCCCATCCCAAAACTCTAATTCTAGTATCGATCCCAAT
This genomic stretch from Leptospira meyeri harbors:
- a CDS encoding tetratricopeptide repeat protein, giving the protein MSGPIVRNYKGGSIVYFEKDKAEDIFVLQKGRVVLTYTNINGVELKEDVKLGEFFGVKSAIGRYPREETAQVIGAATVLVFKVPEFEKFVSDKTHLIIKMLKVFSSQLRQVHRQVREILGQGEAKNPAFELMNVAEVFYKNGNFEHAAYAFEKYLQHYPDGMYVDRARQLVDLARKKTPFPLTIQELVYKPEPGAQAGKLQEMLKTMAVPSQNSNSSIDPNSILSQYDKASTLMNAGKYAESIDLFKTVSERTDSVTQEEEQFVENSLFYMGKSSFKAKDYPGAIAHFSNFIKKYPKGLLLKENLYHLALATEASGEKEKAKQLFQKVTQMPPLDDSISEDAKSKLKGGK